Proteins encoded by one window of Martelella endophytica:
- a CDS encoding MBG domain-containing protein codes for MPMPSIADRHLALAPFAGGERHAFRPRWLQAVLLATAAVSALGASPAFAEGGLPGGPSVVSGTANIASTGSAMTVTQGSDRAIVNWQSFNVGQGNSVNFVQPGINAAILNRVTGNTRSSIAGAISGNGQVFLVNPNGIAITPTGTVKAGGGFVASTLDITDDDFMSGNMVYRGNGASSTVSNKGVVTIGRGGYVALMGGKVKNSGLIAVPYGKAGLGAGEEVTLDLSGDGFMQVAVPSSLIDDGEALVENSGTVTAEGGVIVMKAATARAAARNAVNLSGVAEARSVSGRNGKITLGGGAGGKVRVSGTVSTRAKAAQPKTTEGGAIEITGLEIRLDDAVIDASGYAAGGKVRIGGDWQGAGDIPHADILTVSAGTMISADAVSQGTGGSVVLWSDTRTDFAGQISATGATGTGGDVEVSGKALLSYTGFADLTGAAGFGSLLLDPYNVTISNAADQTSSGFTASGNDSVINVATLQNALAGANVTVSTGAGGSQDGDITVADAVTWTSGSTLTLSAYRNIAVNANLAGGAGSKIVLRADSSATGSGTVSFGSGITATADGGVSLYYNPASYSAPVDYSTNAGSGTMLTAYMLVNTLGNLQAINATTSSLAGTYALGTDIDASATAGWNGGAGFEPIGNGSSQFTGTFDGEGHVITGLTINRSDTDYVGLFGSAGSGSILRNVGLVGGSVSGSGYVGGLAGYNYGKISNAYATGSVSGGSYYVGGLVGFNDDGTISNAYATGSVSGGGDVGGLVGFNNDGTITASYFDTDTTKQSNGVGGGSAAGVTGLTTAEARTQAGYTGFDFDNTWYQAGDMRPILRSEAAAPVDGVITVSNLHQLALMGADLSASYRLSGDIDASATDAAADDYDASGIWGAGGFVPIGTSFSSAFAGTFDGDGHVIRGLAINRPGTDYVGLFGLADSRSILRNVGLDGGIVTGNLYFGGLVGVNAGTISNAYATGSVMGSGDFVGGLVGFNRGTISNAYATGSVAGGSHAGGLVGYNEGGTINNAYATGIVTGGYDVGGLVGYNDAGTISNAYATGRVTGSGYYAGGLVGYNDRGTISNAYATGSVSSPDHVGGLVGGTLSGTISYAYATGSVTGGSYVGGLVGSNSGAKITASYFDTDTTNQSNGVGSGDGEVTGLTTEEFQDTAEFYARALAGWNFETVWAPPSEGYYPELYALSDVVFVKTDGQTITYGDAPGTLTYSVYGGHSGAGVFAPTLTTDATATSNVGSYAITGQSSLVGDDGITYRTVYGPGAVTINRAPLRVTANSGSMIYGDDVPGDIGYTATGWKNGQTSALLTGVSVDTNATKTSNAGTGYATTASGGTLSGAAAGNYAISYVGSGFEVNKAPLRVTADSGSMIYGDDVPGDIGYTATGWKNGQTSALLTGVSVGTNATKTSNVGTGYATIASGGTLSGAAAGNYAISYVGGGFAVNKAELTVTANSGTMSYGSTPPTDLGYTVSGWKNSDIGSVTGASVVTDAMSTSNVGSGYVTTASGGMITSTAAGNYVLSYAPGSFSVTPRALKIRAKGASKTYGEVASLTAYSVNGLVNGDTVSTVTLTSAGSAASANAATYDIIASNATGSGLSNYAIDYVDGALTVAKAKLTVTADNGSMIYGDAVPMIGYAVSGWKNGQSDAFLVGVIVTTNANPTSNVGTYYSTMAAGGQLGGAAFGNYTLDHVDGKFAVTPRALTVTASDAVKTYGDTASLTGFTTTGLVNGDSVAAVSEKSLGADAEADSGVYDIIASAAKGTGLSNYDINYEKGTLTVDKAALTVTADSGSMIYGDAVPMIGYAVSGWKNGQNGPLLSGVFVTTDATSSSDVGSGYSTAAFGGALSGAAAGNYDISYVAGSMAIQRRAITVVADAGAKIYGDLGLLTYTVGGMGLANGDRLSGKLESDGQAMLANVGSYAVTQGSVTDAFNRNYAISYRANTLAVMPRPITLIADDAVKQLGTQAGVMGWQVTAGNLVDGGASLNGSPASRGAPTSATVGTYAITAGSLTDAENPNYAITFLPGKLQVMPVLAPSAPAGGVPLPGQQFDPFTVAGGSLQEALLADNINPPGTLTVTSQSPVSNAACDAGPQILFICP; via the coding sequence ATATGGTGTATCGCGGCAATGGTGCATCGAGCACGGTTTCCAATAAAGGCGTGGTGACGATCGGGCGCGGCGGCTATGTCGCGCTGATGGGCGGAAAGGTGAAGAACAGCGGTTTGATCGCCGTGCCCTATGGCAAGGCGGGGCTCGGCGCGGGCGAGGAGGTTACGCTCGATCTGTCCGGTGACGGCTTCATGCAGGTGGCCGTTCCATCCTCTCTCATCGATGACGGCGAGGCGCTGGTCGAGAACTCCGGCACGGTGACGGCCGAGGGCGGCGTGATCGTGATGAAGGCGGCGACCGCGCGGGCAGCGGCGCGCAATGCCGTCAACCTTTCAGGCGTCGCCGAGGCGCGCTCGGTCTCGGGGCGCAACGGCAAGATCACGCTCGGCGGCGGGGCGGGCGGCAAGGTCAGGGTTTCCGGCACGGTCTCGACCCGCGCCAAGGCCGCCCAGCCGAAGACCACCGAGGGCGGCGCGATCGAAATCACCGGGCTCGAGATCCGGCTTGACGACGCCGTGATCGATGCCTCCGGCTATGCCGCGGGCGGCAAGGTGCGCATCGGCGGCGACTGGCAGGGCGCCGGCGATATTCCGCATGCCGATATCCTGACGGTCAGCGCTGGCACGATGATCAGCGCGGATGCGGTGAGCCAGGGCACTGGCGGCTCGGTTGTGCTGTGGTCCGACACCCGCACCGACTTTGCCGGCCAGATCAGCGCCACCGGCGCCACCGGAACCGGCGGCGATGTCGAGGTCTCCGGCAAGGCGCTGCTTTCCTATACCGGTTTTGCCGATCTGACGGGCGCTGCAGGCTTCGGCTCGCTGTTGCTCGATCCCTATAATGTGACCATCTCGAACGCCGCGGACCAGACGTCTTCCGGCTTCACCGCTTCGGGCAATGACAGTGTCATCAATGTCGCCACGCTGCAAAACGCGCTTGCCGGCGCCAATGTCACGGTTTCGACCGGCGCGGGCGGCAGCCAGGACGGCGATATTACCGTTGCCGACGCCGTCACCTGGACCTCGGGCTCCACGCTGACGCTGTCGGCCTATCGCAACATCGCCGTCAATGCCAATCTTGCAGGCGGCGCGGGGTCGAAGATCGTGCTGCGCGCCGACAGCAGCGCCACCGGCAGCGGCACGGTCAGTTTCGGTTCCGGGATCACTGCCACTGCGGACGGTGGCGTTTCGCTCTACTACAATCCGGCGTCTTACAGCGCGCCGGTCGATTATTCGACAAATGCAGGCAGCGGCACGATGCTGACGGCTTACATGCTGGTCAACACGCTCGGCAATCTCCAGGCGATCAACGCCACCACCAGCAGTCTCGCCGGCACCTATGCGCTCGGAACGGATATCGACGCCAGCGCGACCGCCGGCTGGAATGGCGGCGCAGGTTTCGAGCCGATCGGAAATGGAAGTTCGCAGTTCACAGGCACATTTGACGGGGAGGGGCATGTGATCACCGGGCTGACGATCAATCGCTCCGATACGGATTATGTCGGCCTGTTCGGATCTGCCGGTTCCGGTTCGATCCTGCGCAATGTCGGCCTTGTGGGTGGCAGCGTTTCGGGCAGCGGCTATGTTGGTGGGCTGGCCGGGTACAATTATGGCAAGATCAGCAATGCCTATGCGACCGGCAGCGTTTCGGGCGGCAGCTACTATGTAGGCGGGCTGGTCGGGTTCAATGATGATGGCACGATCAGCAATGCCTATGCGACCGGCAGCGTTTCGGGCGGCGGCGATGTCGGCGGGCTGGTCGGGTTCAATAATGATGGCACGATCACAGCATCCTATTTCGATACGGACACGACGAAACAGTCGAATGGCGTCGGCGGAGGCTCCGCTGCCGGCGTGACCGGCTTGACGACCGCCGAGGCACGCACGCAAGCCGGCTACACAGGCTTCGATTTCGACAACACCTGGTATCAGGCCGGCGATATGCGCCCGATCCTTCGCTCCGAAGCGGCAGCGCCCGTGGATGGGGTGATCACGGTGTCCAACCTGCACCAGTTGGCGCTGATGGGCGCCGATCTTTCCGCAAGCTACCGGCTTTCCGGCGATATTGATGCCAGCGCCACGGACGCCGCAGCCGACGATTACGATGCGAGCGGCATCTGGGGTGCTGGCGGCTTCGTGCCGATCGGCACGAGTTTCAGTTCGGCTTTCGCCGGCACGTTTGATGGTGACGGGCATGTGATCCGCGGGCTGGCGATCAATCGTCCCGGCACGGATTACGTCGGCCTGTTCGGGCTTGCAGATTCCAGGTCGATCCTGCGCAATGTCGGCCTTGATGGTGGCATCGTCACGGGCAACTTATATTTCGGCGGGCTGGTCGGGGTCAATGCTGGCACGATCAGCAATGCCTATGCGACCGGCAGCGTTATGGGCAGCGGCGACTTTGTCGGCGGGCTGGTCGGGTTCAATCGGGGTACGATCAGCAATGCCTATGCGACCGGCAGCGTTGCGGGCGGCTCCCATGCCGGCGGGCTGGTCGGGTACAATGAAGGGGGCACGATCAACAATGCCTATGCGACCGGCATCGTTACGGGCGGCTACGATGTCGGCGGGCTGGTCGGGTACAATGATGCTGGCACGATCAGCAATGCCTATGCGACCGGTAGAGTTACGGGCAGCGGCTACTATGCCGGCGGGCTGGTCGGGTATAATGATAGGGGCACGATCAGCAATGCCTATGCGACCGGCAGTGTTTCGTCCCCAGACCATGTCGGCGGACTGGTCGGCGGCACTCTTTCTGGCACGATCAGCTATGCCTATGCGACCGGCAGCGTCACGGGCGGCTCCTATGTCGGCGGGCTGGTCGGGTCCAATTCCGGTGCCAAGATCACAGCATCCTATTTCGATACGGACACCACGAACCAGTCGAACGGCGTCGGCTCAGGCGACGGCGAAGTGACCGGGCTGACCACCGAAGAGTTTCAGGATACGGCCGAGTTCTACGCACGGGCTTTGGCCGGCTGGAATTTCGAGACGGTCTGGGCGCCGCCGAGCGAAGGCTATTATCCGGAGCTCTACGCACTTTCCGATGTGGTCTTCGTCAAGACCGACGGCCAGACGATCACCTATGGCGATGCGCCGGGCACACTCACCTATAGCGTTTACGGTGGTCACAGCGGCGCGGGCGTTTTCGCGCCGACGCTGACAACGGATGCCACGGCGACATCCAATGTCGGCAGCTACGCCATCACCGGCCAATCGAGCCTTGTCGGCGATGACGGGATCACATACCGCACCGTCTACGGGCCCGGCGCGGTGACGATAAACAGGGCGCCGCTGAGGGTCACTGCCAATAGTGGCTCGATGATCTATGGCGACGATGTTCCTGGCGATATCGGCTACACCGCAACCGGGTGGAAGAACGGTCAGACGAGCGCACTTCTGACGGGTGTCAGCGTCGATACCAATGCGACCAAGACCTCGAATGCCGGAACCGGCTACGCCACCACAGCCTCTGGCGGCACGCTGTCGGGCGCTGCGGCCGGCAATTACGCGATCAGCTATGTCGGTAGCGGTTTCGAGGTCAACAAGGCGCCGCTGAGGGTCACTGCCGATAGTGGCTCGATGATCTATGGCGACGATGTTCCTGGCGATATCGGCTACACCGCAACCGGGTGGAAGAACGGTCAGACGAGCGCACTTCTGACGGGTGTCAGTGTCGGCACCAATGCGACCAAGACCTCGAATGTGGGAACCGGCTACGCCACCATAGCCTCTGGCGGCACGCTGTCGGGCGCTGCGGCCGGCAATTACGCGATCAGCTATGTCGGTGGCGGTTTCGCGGTCAACAAGGCAGAACTGACGGTCACTGCCAATAGTGGCACGATGAGCTATGGCTCAACGCCGCCGACCGATCTCGGCTACACGGTTTCCGGCTGGAAGAATTCCGACATCGGCAGCGTGACTGGCGCAAGCGTCGTTACCGATGCGATGTCGACCTCGAACGTTGGCAGCGGCTACGTCACCACCGCGTCCGGCGGGATGATCACAAGCACGGCCGCGGGCAATTACGTTCTTTCCTATGCGCCTGGCAGCTTCTCGGTTACCCCACGTGCCTTGAAGATCAGGGCCAAGGGCGCATCGAAGACCTACGGCGAAGTCGCCAGCCTGACCGCCTATTCGGTCAACGGCCTTGTCAACGGCGACACGGTAAGCACGGTCACGTTGACGAGCGCGGGCAGCGCCGCGTCCGCAAATGCCGCCACTTATGATATCATTGCCTCCAACGCGACCGGCTCGGGCCTTTCCAACTACGCGATCGACTATGTCGATGGCGCGCTGACGGTTGCAAAGGCCAAGCTGACGGTCACGGCTGATAACGGCTCGATGATCTACGGCGATGCCGTGCCGATGATCGGCTACGCTGTCAGTGGCTGGAAAAACGGACAGAGCGATGCGTTTCTGGTCGGGGTGATCGTCACCACGAATGCGAACCCGACCTCTAATGTCGGTACCTACTATTCAACGATGGCGGCCGGCGGGCAATTGGGCGGCGCGGCCTTCGGCAATTACACTCTCGACCATGTCGATGGTAAGTTCGCTGTGACCCCGCGGGCCCTGACAGTGACGGCATCGGATGCGGTCAAGACCTATGGCGATACAGCCAGCCTGACCGGTTTCACCACCACCGGGCTCGTTAATGGCGACAGCGTCGCCGCCGTTTCCGAAAAGAGCCTTGGCGCGGACGCAGAGGCTGACTCCGGCGTCTACGACATCATTGCCAGCGCCGCGAAGGGCACGGGTCTTTCGAACTACGACATCAATTACGAGAAAGGCACGCTGACGGTCGACAAGGCGGCGCTGACGGTCACGGCCGATAGCGGCTCGATGATCTATGGCGATGCCGTGCCCATGATCGGCTACGCGGTTTCGGGCTGGAAGAACGGCCAGAATGGACCGCTGCTTTCCGGGGTTTTCGTGACGACGGATGCGACATCGTCTTCCGATGTCGGGAGCGGCTATAGCACCGCCGCTTTTGGGGGCGCGCTTTCGGGTGCTGCGGCGGGCAATTACGACATCAGCTATGTGGCCGGGTCGATGGCGATCCAGCGCCGTGCGATCACGGTTGTAGCCGATGCTGGTGCCAAGATCTATGGCGATCTCGGCCTGTTGACCTACACGGTCGGCGGGATGGGGCTTGCCAATGGCGACAGGCTTTCAGGCAAGCTGGAGAGCGACGGCCAGGCCATGCTGGCGAATGTCGGTTCTTATGCCGTCACCCAGGGTTCGGTGACAGACGCCTTCAACCGCAATTATGCAATCAGCTATCGTGCAAATACGCTCGCCGTCATGCCGCGGCCGATCACCCTGATTGCCGACGATGCCGTCAAGCAGCTTGGCACGCAAGCAGGCGTGATGGGCTGGCAGGTCACGGCAGGCAATCTCGTCGATGGCGGCGCGTCGCTGAACGGCAGTCCCGCAAGCCGCGGCGCACCGACTTCTGCGACGGTCGGCACCTATGCTATTACCGCAGGCAGTCTAACCGACGCCGAAAATCCCAACTATGCCATCACATTTCTGCCGGGCAAGCTGCAGGTGATGCCGGTTCTGGCGCCGTCGGCTCCGGCTGGTGGCGTTCCGCTTCCCGGCCAGCAATTCGATCCGTTTACGGTTGCCGGCGGGTCGCTTCAGGAGGCGCTCCTTGCCGACAACATCAATCCGCCGGGAACGCTGACCGTCACCAGTCAATCCCCCGTTTCCAATGCCGCCTGCGATGCAGGGCCTCAAATCCTGTTCATATGCCCATAG
- a CDS encoding sensor histidine kinase: MPSLESGLLEDVETAISAHLSATSVLEHLPVGAYVYAPDGRIIRYNMAAADLWGRTPIPGADERFCGSHRLFDLSDRHIPHADCPMAVALATGRDFRDQPIKIERPDGTRITALVDIQPLRDDSGAVAGAVNIFRQSEPPAQVPEPELPGNVSLVQTLQALPAAIYFTDADGKITIYNQAAAEMWGVRPEIGRSEFCGSWKLFRPDGTPLPHDQCPMAVALREQRAISGEEAEAERPDGTRVPFLAYPTPLFDESDTLVGAVSMLVDISGRKSAEVASQRLAAIVESSHDAILSKDVNGIITSWNRGAERLYGYREDEVLGRSVTLLIPLDRQDEEPRILARIRSGERIEHYETVRQKKDGSLVDVSLSVSPIFDGAGKVIGASKIARDISERRRAEEQKDLFLREMDHRVKNLFALASGLVNVSAGGAASVGDLVSDLQSKFRALARAHALTLSTTGNDSDRTATLHNLIAEITEPYRGEDGVSRVRVYGEDFPLGRTAVTSIALLLHEFATNAIKYGALGNPDGEVLVEISSVGNEVRIIWREAGVSQQREGSSGDGFGSRLARATVAALDSRFERNFSDLGLEIVLTIPRAKTQL, from the coding sequence ATGCCATCGCTTGAAAGTGGATTGCTTGAAGATGTCGAAACCGCCATATCGGCGCATTTGAGCGCGACCTCGGTTCTGGAACACCTGCCGGTCGGCGCTTATGTGTACGCTCCAGACGGTCGGATCATTCGCTACAACATGGCGGCGGCGGATTTATGGGGTCGCACGCCAATTCCAGGAGCGGACGAGCGTTTTTGTGGCTCTCATCGCCTGTTCGACCTGAGTGATCGTCACATCCCGCACGCAGATTGCCCGATGGCGGTCGCGCTGGCCACAGGACGAGACTTTCGCGACCAGCCGATCAAGATCGAACGCCCGGATGGCACCCGGATAACCGCGCTGGTGGATATCCAGCCGCTCAGGGACGACAGCGGCGCCGTCGCCGGCGCTGTCAACATATTCCGGCAGTCCGAGCCTCCAGCACAAGTTCCCGAGCCTGAACTTCCCGGCAATGTATCGCTCGTTCAGACGCTGCAGGCTCTGCCAGCGGCAATCTACTTCACCGACGCCGACGGTAAGATCACGATTTACAACCAAGCGGCGGCCGAAATGTGGGGAGTGCGCCCCGAAATTGGCCGCAGCGAATTCTGCGGTTCATGGAAGCTTTTTCGTCCGGACGGCACGCCATTGCCGCATGATCAGTGCCCCATGGCGGTCGCACTGAGAGAACAAAGGGCGATCAGCGGTGAAGAAGCTGAGGCTGAGCGACCCGACGGCACGCGCGTTCCTTTTCTGGCTTACCCTACGCCGTTGTTTGATGAATCCGACACGCTTGTCGGTGCAGTGAGCATGCTTGTCGACATCAGCGGCCGAAAGTCCGCGGAAGTGGCCAGCCAGCGCTTGGCTGCAATCGTCGAATCGTCGCACGACGCGATCCTGTCCAAGGATGTGAACGGCATCATCACGAGTTGGAACCGTGGCGCCGAACGGCTTTATGGCTACCGAGAAGACGAGGTGCTCGGACGGTCGGTCACTCTTCTCATCCCGCTCGACAGACAGGATGAGGAACCGCGGATTCTTGCTCGTATCCGAAGCGGCGAACGTATCGAGCATTACGAGACCGTGCGGCAGAAAAAGGACGGTAGCCTGGTCGATGTTTCGCTGTCCGTGTCGCCGATTTTTGATGGGGCCGGCAAGGTCATCGGGGCCTCGAAGATCGCAAGGGATATCTCCGAGCGGCGGCGCGCTGAAGAACAGAAGGACTTGTTCCTGCGCGAGATGGACCACCGTGTGAAGAATCTCTTCGCGCTCGCGAGCGGCTTGGTGAATGTCAGCGCGGGCGGTGCGGCATCCGTAGGCGACCTGGTGTCCGACCTGCAGAGCAAGTTCAGGGCACTCGCACGGGCGCATGCGCTGACGCTTTCGACGACAGGGAACGATTCCGACCGTACCGCGACGCTGCACAATCTTATCGCCGAAATAACCGAGCCCTATCGCGGGGAAGACGGCGTCTCCCGCGTCAGAGTGTATGGGGAGGATTTCCCGCTTGGACGCACAGCCGTGACAAGCATCGCACTTCTGTTGCACGAATTCGCAACCAATGCCATCAAATATGGCGCGTTGGGGAATCCGGATGGCGAGGTGCTGGTCGAGATATCCTCCGTCGGCAACGAAGTGCGTATCATATGGCGCGAGGCTGGAGTGAGCCAGCAACGCGAGGGCTCATCCGGCGATGGTTTCGGCAGCCGTCTGGCTCGCGCGACCGTCGCGGCCCTGGACAGTCGTTTTGAGCGGAACTTCAGCGACCTTGGTCTCGAGATTGTGCTCACTATTCCCCGAGCTAAAACCCAGCTATGA
- a CDS encoding ShlB/FhaC/HecB family hemolysin secretion/activation protein — protein sequence MLISRTAVALAGALVLGALQAGAVYAQTAGQVVEPSYAPPVIRQQGGALTLPQVVGQEAPEGADQLLVMPSGLDIEGGLPALAAETARIEAEFTDKRVSAADLFRAANDLELAYIRAGYPLVRVSLPPQTIEDGQDLKLVVSSGYVEGVDTAALPETVRRRVDAVMAPLVDAENPSEAEIERRLLLAGDTPGYDMKSTLKRGDTPGGTLLELAGRYDPVTGFIGVANDLTEELGDYSISAGVNFNNLLGLGEVGYLQIGGWPGFSEGNFFSDDPRNRQIVAGFTVPLGTDGVWLNVEGVDSRTRSDTGLGYDLPDHYQRLSANLGYDWLRSRAANASTTISFDIVDEEQTFRSPGLTTPFTLDRLRVIRLTQSGDYFFTSGARVSGAATLSLGLDGLGAYEPTASLPMSRDGAEPDFQNLKAEGSYLQPLGELFNLSLTAKAQTSFGKPLASSEQMGLGGLNWVSAYMVSEIEADTGAAMRAELAYPTTFRPFESHTGFAVSAAPYVFAAGGIAKLEQPTVLEDEITRAGAFGIGIRFAAAEIDSPYGGSLTLEYAHGASNADGEANRFNLSFVSRF from the coding sequence ATGCTAATTTCCAGGACCGCCGTAGCGCTGGCGGGCGCGCTTGTACTCGGCGCGCTCCAGGCGGGAGCCGTGTATGCCCAAACCGCCGGTCAGGTGGTTGAGCCGTCCTATGCGCCGCCGGTGATCCGCCAGCAAGGCGGCGCGCTCACGCTGCCGCAAGTCGTCGGCCAGGAAGCGCCGGAAGGGGCGGATCAGCTGTTGGTCATGCCCTCGGGTCTCGATATCGAAGGCGGGCTTCCGGCCCTTGCCGCTGAAACCGCGCGCATTGAGGCGGAGTTCACCGACAAGCGGGTCAGCGCCGCTGATCTGTTCAGGGCGGCCAACGATCTGGAGCTTGCCTATATCCGCGCCGGCTATCCGCTGGTGCGCGTGTCGCTGCCGCCACAGACGATCGAGGACGGGCAGGACCTGAAACTGGTGGTCAGTTCCGGCTATGTCGAGGGCGTCGACACCGCGGCTTTGCCCGAGACCGTAAGGCGCCGGGTGGATGCGGTCATGGCGCCGCTGGTCGATGCCGAGAACCCGAGCGAGGCGGAAATTGAACGCCGTCTGCTGCTCGCGGGCGATACGCCCGGCTATGACATGAAGTCGACCCTCAAGCGCGGCGATACGCCCGGCGGTACACTGCTGGAGCTTGCCGGCCGTTACGATCCGGTGACAGGCTTTATCGGCGTGGCAAACGACCTGACGGAAGAGCTCGGCGATTATTCGATCAGCGCCGGCGTCAATTTCAACAATCTCTTGGGCCTCGGTGAGGTCGGCTACCTGCAGATCGGCGGCTGGCCGGGCTTCTCGGAGGGTAATTTCTTCTCCGACGATCCGCGCAACCGCCAGATCGTGGCCGGTTTCACCGTGCCGCTCGGCACGGATGGCGTCTGGCTCAATGTCGAGGGCGTCGACAGCCGGACGCGCTCGGATACCGGTCTCGGCTATGACCTGCCCGATCATTACCAGCGGCTTTCCGCCAATCTCGGCTATGACTGGCTGAGAAGCCGCGCCGCGAATGCGTCGACCACCATAAGCTTCGATATTGTCGACGAGGAGCAGACATTCAGGTCGCCTGGGCTTACCACGCCGTTCACGCTGGACCGGTTGCGAGTGATCCGCCTGACCCAGTCCGGCGACTATTTCTTTACCTCCGGCGCAAGGGTTTCGGGTGCAGCGACCCTGTCGCTTGGTCTCGACGGGCTCGGCGCCTACGAGCCGACGGCTTCGCTGCCGATGTCGCGCGACGGCGCGGAGCCGGACTTTCAGAACCTGAAGGCCGAGGGCAGCTATCTTCAGCCGCTCGGCGAACTGTTCAATCTGTCGCTGACGGCCAAGGCCCAGACCTCGTTCGGCAAGCCGCTGGCTTCGTCGGAACAGATGGGCCTTGGCGGTCTCAACTGGGTTTCGGCCTATATGGTGAGCGAGATCGAGGCGGATACCGGCGCGGCGATGCGCGCCGAGCTTGCCTACCCGACCACGTTCCGTCCATTTGAAAGCCATACCGGCTTTGCGGTCTCGGCCGCGCCTTACGTGTTTGCCGCCGGCGGCATCGCCAAACTTGAGCAACCGACCGTGCTCGAAGACGAGATCACCCGCGCTGGCGCCTTCGGCATCGGCATCCGCTTCGCCGCCGCCGAGATCGACAGCCCCTATGGCGGCAGCCTGACGCTCGAATACGCCCATGGCGCCAGCAACGCCGATGGAGAGGCAAACCGCTTCAACCTCAGCTTCGTTAGTCGGTTCTAA